In one window of Zygosaccharomyces rouxii strain CBS732 chromosome E complete sequence DNA:
- the RER1 gene encoding protein retrieval receptor (similar to uniprot|P25560 Saccharomyces cerevisiae YCL001W RER1 Protein involved in retention of membrane proteins including Sec12p in the ER localized to Golgi functions as a retrieval receptor in returning membrane proteins to the ER), with product MELEEGDRSQLNTLSPISVRYHRALTIYRYYLDKSVPLIKERWGALILLLFLFELRVVLTHKWYLSCYTHGIFLLNQFLAFLTPKFDLSLQQDEENKELEAGERSEEFRPFIRRLPEFKFWHYSARATLVALVSTLFNITDVPVFWPILLVYFIIIFVLTMKRQIQHMLKYRYIPLDIGKKKYGSK from the coding sequence atggaattggaagaaggAGATAGATCCCAGTTAAATACTTTAAGTCCCATCTCTGTACGTTACCATAGGGCACTGACCATTTATAGATATTATTTGGACAAAAGTGTCCCGCTAATCAAGGAGCGTTGGGGAGCATTGATTCTATTGCTTTTCCTCTTCGAATTGAGAGTTGTCTTAACACACAAATGGTATCTTTCATGTTATACTCATGGAATATTTTTattgaatcaatttctAGCATTTTTGACACCTAAGTTTGATCTCTCTCTGCAACAAGATGAGGAGAACAAGGAACTAGAGGCAGGGGAGAGGTCAGAAGAATTTAGGCCTTTTATAAGGAGACTTCcagaattcaaattctggCATTATAGTGCCAGAGCTACTTTAGTAGCTTTGGTCTCTACACTTTTCAATATTACAGACGTTCCAGTCTTTTGGCCCATTCTACTCGTCTacttcattatcatcttcgtTTTAACCATGAAAAGACAAATTCAACACATGTTGAAATACAGATATATCCCATTGGATATTGgcaagaagaaatatggttcaaaatga
- the LDB16 gene encoding Ldb16p (some similarities with uniprot|P25587 Saccharomyces cerevisiae YCL005W): MKSIEKVIALGKDFGLFLAYSCAYCISVFFEYTISWIPPLYGILKRIITFFRALFFAPLRIIIKVVLQLFLLPVNVPLRLLLGTSLQQILLHTTSWTDGYVIVTILQYWLALTILGVLIGAICGTSLSVVHSIWGIPDIYIEIPIRFWKLIPSLSVWLKNHLPLYNNVETQLNGKGPEFKGAPPSPLSTPSSPPPQTPIMVDSELSKMPATPKHQSNSKKCSRPPSISKGSILKVASKLPSDFFQQVQSEGKFDEEIQRYMSPGESSQDTTQDSSAEFTDLWDKVEESPTTLKTEDGLATLSRRRNFLDSDGNRKLDVK, from the coding sequence ATGAAGTCCATAGAGAAGGTAATTGCCTTAGGGAAGGATTTTGGACTTTTCCTAGCATACAGTTGCGCTTATTGCATTAGCgttttctttgaatatACCATTTCCTGGATACCGCCTCTTTATGGAATCCTTAAACGTATTATTACGTTTTTTCGGGCCTTATTTTTTGCTCCCCTCCGTATTATCATAAAGGTTGTACTTCAGTTATTTCTGCTACCGGTGAATGTACCGCTGAGGCTGTTATTAGGTACGTCCCTGCAGCAGATTTTGTTGCATACCACGAGTTGGACTGATGGTTATGTCATTGTTACAATTTTACAATATTGGTTAGCATTGACGATATTAGGAGTCTTGATTGGAGCTATCTGTGGAACTTCTCTCAGCGTCGTACACTCTATATGGGGAATTCCTGATATTTACATTGAAATACCCATAAGATTTTGGAAACTTATACCATCTTTAAGTGTGTGGTTGAAAAACCATTTACCATTATATAATAACGTTGAGACTCAACTCAATGGGAAGGGACCAGAATTCAAAGGTGCTCCACCGTCACCTCTCTCAACCCCTTCATCACCACCGCCACAAACGCCGATTATGGTTGACTCagaactttcaaaaatgcCGGCTACACCAAAACATCAATCTAATTCCAAGAAATGTTCAAGACCTCCTAGCATTTCAAAAGGAAGCATTTTGAAGGTTGCCTCCAAATTACCTAGCGATTTTTTCCAACAGGTGCAATCTGAGGGCAAGTTTGACGAAGAAATCCAACGATACATGTCCCCAGGTGAATCTTCTCAGGATACTACGCAGGATTCAAGTGCAGAATTTACAGATCTTTGGGACAAGGTGGAAGAATCGCCAACTACCTTGAAAACTGAGGACGGTTTGGCTACCCTTTCGAGACGAAGAAATTTTCTGGACTCTGATGGAAATAGAAAGCTTGACGTTAAATAA
- a CDS encoding uncharacterized protein (similar to uniprot|P25565 Saccharomyces cerevisiae YCL002C Hypothetical ORF), whose product MIFLQCISGFLSSIAILYQKRYNKLHHSVYGLSYDLYLLEIVGQFLTIYCTINYRWSPLVRLQLSRRFPLFYPLDGSNIPISNPLLIKDVILTICGLLVLRQLMLYQSTKHIYQGFSTTCMSIIGIFASFSMFTYFCACHNLPERDSGKFGVFYIDHVNYLWVIGNTIRAFKFLPQITLNWMGFCTRGISSKYIIVNSLACLLILVGSLVSSPNKEFHQNAFNNCPWVVTLVQFLSLCAILYQAQCLYVKKKPYLPRGE is encoded by the exons ATGATTTTTCTACAGTGCATTTCAGGATTCTTATCC AGTATAGCCATCCTATACCAAAAACGATATAACAAGCTTCATCATTCGGTCTATGGACTATCCTATGACCTGTATCTACTGGAGATAGTGGGTCAATTTCTCACAATTTACTGCACAATCAATTATAGATGGTCGCCTCTAGTGCGATTACAACTGTCTAGAAGATTCCCATTATTTTATCCTTTAGATGGATCGAATATCCCCATTTCAAACCCATTACTCATAAAGGATGTAATCCTCACTATATGTGGCTTATTAGTTCTTCGACAATTAATGCTATACCAATCTACAAAACATATTTACCAGGGATTTTCAACCACCTGCATGTCGATCATAGGGATATTTGCATCGTTTTCAATGTTTACATATTTTTGTGCTTGCCATAACCTTCCTGAACGTGATTCTGGTAAGTTTGGAGTATTCTATATTGACCACGTTAATTACTTGTGGGTTATTGGTAATACCATCAGagctttcaaatttttaccacAGATAACACTTAATTGGATGGGCTTTTGCACTCGAGGcatttcttcaaaatacaTCATCGTCAATTCATTAGCGTGCCTTCTTATTCTCGTCGGAAGCCTAGTATCTTCTCCTAATAAAgaatttcaccaaaatgCCTTCAATAATTGCCCATGGGTTGTAACATTGGTGCAGTTCTTATCCTTATGCGCGATCCTTTATCAGGCGCAATGTCTTTATGTTAAGAAGAAACCATACTTACCTCGGGGTGAATAA
- the PGS1 gene encoding CDP-diacylglycerol--glycerol-3-phosphate 3-phosphatidyltransferase (similar to uniprot|P25578 Saccharomyces cerevisiae YCL004W PGS1 Phosphatidylglycerolphosphate synthase catalyzes the synthesis of phosphatidylglycerolphosphate from CDP-diacylglycerol and sn-glycerol 3-phosphate in the first committed and rate-limiting step of cardiolipin biosynthesis): MRSSHRILLSCAVWRHTCSSKSIRFSSRTMSTHSYLDLVKEKLSVLSTKFYFRRNEIDVLYSPSDFYETLKSKISKAERRIFLASLYLGKTEDELVDCIGKALENNPNLKVYFLIDGLRGTREAPSKCSATLLARLLEKYDNRVDIRLYKTPAVIGWKESVVPKRFNEGLGLQHMKIYGFDDELLLSGANLSSDYFTNRQDRYYLFRSKPFADYYFQLHQLISKLSYKVKSTDTLQKFQLCWPQSNLAQEPKICKKTFIRHAADELQKFLKRVNSHQDAKEAEVSQGGEFPTVVYPISQFTPLFTGLHDYSTEKPTLLDVLSTIKDPSINWTFTAGYFNMFPAIMNQLISTPSEHATVITASPYANGFFESKGVSGNLPGAYLHLSKKFLQNVKRSGKESNIILKEWKRGVVNKPGGWSYHAKGIWISGMTEKDDRPLVTCIGSSNYTRRAYSSDLESNALIVTRDEELRDKMRNELENLLKYTKSINLDDFKNDPGRKVGTGVKIATSILGSKL; this comes from the coding sequence ATGAGGTCTTCCCACCGTATCTTATTGAGTTGTGCTGTTTGGAGACATACCTGTTCATCAAAATCCATCAGATTCAGTTCGAGAACGATGTCTACACAttcatatttggatttggtaAAAGAGAAATTATCTGTATTGAGTACAAAATTCTATTTTAGGCGTAATGAAATAGATGTACTGTATTCACCATCTGATTTTTACGAAACTCTTAAGTCTAAGATTTCAAAGGcggaaagaagaatatttctTGCCTCACTATATCTGGGGAAAACCGAGGATGAATTAGTTGATTGCATAGGGAAAGCCTTGGAAAATAATCCTAATCTTAAGGTTTACTTTTTGATAGATGGCCTTCGAGGTACGAGAGAAGCTCCTTCTAAATGTTCAGCGACCCTATTAGCTCGACttcttgaaaaatatgataaTAGAGTGGACATACGTCTTTATAAGACACCAGCCGTTATAGGTTGGAAAGAATCTGTGGTACCCAAAAGATTTAATGAAGGTTTAGGACTTCAACATATGAAAATATATGGgtttgatgatgaattactCTTGTCAGGAGCTAATCTCTCATCAGATTATTTCACTAACAGACAAGATAGGTACTACCTTTTCAGATCAAAACCATTTGCggattattattttcaattgcaTCAATTGATAAGTAAACTCAGTTATAAGGTCAAAAGCACTGAcactttacaaaaattccaattgtGTTGGCCGCAATCTAATCTCGCACAAGAGCctaaaatttgtaaaaaaaCCTTTATTAGACATGCGGCAGATgaacttcaaaaatttttaaaaagagTCAACTCCCATCAGGATGCTAAGGAGGCAGAAGTCTCACAAGGAGGAGAGTTTCCAACTGTAgtttatccaatttcacAATTCACACCATTGTTTACAGGATTGCATGATTATTCTACTGAAAAACCTACTCTCCTTGATGTTTTGTCCACGATAAAGGACCCTTCAATAAATTGGACCTTTACCGCAGGATATTTCAATATGTTTCCTGCAATTATGAACCAATTAATCTCTACGCCTTCCGAGCACGCCACGGTAATTACAGCTTCCCCCTACGCTAATGGTTTTTTTGAATCCAAGGGAGTTTCTGGTAACCTACCTGGCGCTTACCTCCACCTTTCTAAGAAATTCTTGCAAAATGTGAAGAGAAGTGGAAAGGAGTCAAATATCATTTTAAAAGAATGGAAAAGAGGTGTTGTAAATAAGCCTGGTGGTTGGTCTTATCATGCCAAGGGTATTTGGATATCTGGTATGACGGAAAAAGATGATAGACCCCTAGTGACATGCATTGGTTCTTCGAATTACACGAGAAGAGCATATTCTTCGGATTTGGAGTCGAACGCTCTAATAGTTACGAGAGACGAGGAATTGAGAGATAAGATGAGGAATGAACTAGAAAACCTACTTAAATACACTAAGTCAATCAATCTggatgatttcaaaaatgatCCTGGGAGAAAAGTCGGTACTGGCGTTAAAATCGCAACATCGATTCTGGGATCAAAGCTTTGA